The Oncorhynchus mykiss isolate Arlee chromosome 28, USDA_OmykA_1.1, whole genome shotgun sequence genome includes a window with the following:
- the palmda gene encoding palmdelphin: TWVTKAFIIHIQHLFTHNWVGMEEADLVKERLQAITDKRKVQEDIAHKKLEIDKEKLKLQHLKKKSLREQWLMDGAATQSPQQRETLRGDQQQTKLLQTSIHRIEKEIEAMEREETMISKNEGFILKRLKAIEKTPEEIIKEANENFKEETIYISPATLDVPKFYKPQISRKQSFKFNKDTPKQTMFAMEINVQKDLRTGESRVLSTSTVTPQELQQRGVKVYDDGRKSVYALQSDGSHLGNGVDELSPIEVEELLRAATEQKKSQRGPRGHQGHQESAPAFSPNYSPRGHQEPVPVISPNCGPLGHQKPVPAFSPNCGPLGHQEAVPAFSTPCGPRSHQELSPMEVEKLLRKAIVQKMPQSEAFPQDHQVHQESVPAFSTTSGRSASASNRPQQSHAKVLQGTNGNGYQQELYEHDVLSRKELHYIDGVHYSGPESLSSSPHIPVPSFICRKDEEYYQPTNGYNQNPFSYGGEFHPTHNSYHSPRESQQGGMFYNSSAKKDQKPSPIYQEDLHFSILNAIDTSEPITAIFMGYQTAKDDSGRGLGYEGSIRAELVVIGDEDGVDESNPQLNTYNPDGYNNWGYHHSQPQQKLIQYMAEPTANINANNASPYTASKKLVYPGQQAKEACYPYSDGQLDATEKRPAPASSTCMEKPEQFV, translated from the exons ACTTGGGTCACCAAGGCATTTATAATCCATATCCAGCATTTGTTCACGCACAACTG GGTCGGTATGGAAGAGGCAGACCTGGTCAAGGAGCGGCTCCAAGCCATAACG GATAAGAGGAAAGTCCAAGAGGACATTGCTCATAAAAAGCTGGAGATTGACAAGGAGAAATTAAAGCTTCAGCACTTAAAG AAAAAGTCATTGAGAGAGCAATGGCTCATGGATGGAGCAGCCACCCAGAgcccacagcagagagagactttGAGGGgagatcaacaacaaactaagcTCCTCCAGACCagcatccacag GATTGAGAAAGAGATTGAGGCTATGGAGAGGGAAGAGACGATGATATCAAAAAACGAGGGCTTCATACTGAAGAGACTGAAGGCTATTGAGAAAACCCCTGAGGAGATAATAAAG GAGGCAAATGAGAATTTCAAAGAAG AGACAATCTATATTTCCCCAGCTACTCTAGATGTCCCAAAGTTCTATAAGCCTCAAATTTCAAGGAAGCAGTCCTTTAAATTTAATAAGGACACACCCAAACAAA ccATGTTTGCAATGGAGATCAACGTCCAGAAGGACCTCCGTACCGGGGAGAGCCGGGTCCTGTCTACATCCACCGTCACCCCCCAGGAGCTACAGCAGAGAGGGGTTAAAGTCTACGACGACGGCCGTAAGTCCGTCTATGCCCTGCAGTCTGATGGGTCTCACCTGGGGAATGGAGTGGATGAGCTCAGCCCTATAGAGGTGGAGGAGCTGCTGCGAGCAGCCACAGAACAGAAGAAGTCTCAGAGAGGACCTCGGGGCCACCAGGGCCATCAGGAATCAGCACCTGCATTCTCCCCTAACTATAGCCCTCGGGGCCACCAGGAACCAGTGCCTGTAATTTCCCCCAACTGTGGCCCTCTGGGCCACCAGAAACCAGTGCCTGCATTCTCCCCCAACTGTGGCCCTTTGGGCCACCAGGAAGCAGTGCCTGCATTCTCCACCCCCTGTGGCCCTCGGAGCCACCAGGAGCTCAGCCCAATGGAGGTGGAGAAGCTGCTCCGAAAGGCTATAGTGCAGAAGATGCCTCAAAGCGAAGCTTTCCCACAGGACCATCAGGTTCACCAGGAATCAGTGCCTGCATTCTCCACCACCTCCGGCAGGAGTGCCTCAGCCTCCAACAGGCCCCAACAGAGTCATGCTAAAGTCCTCCAAGGAACCAATGGGAATGGGTATCAGCAGGAGTTGTATGAGCATGACGTCCTCTCCAGGAAGGAGCTCCACTACATTGATGGAGTCCACTACTCAGGGCCGGagagtctctcctcctcccctcacatTCCAGTCCCCTCTTTCATCTGCAGGAAGGACGAGGAGTACTACCAGCCAACCAACGGGTACAACCAGAACCCTTTCTCCTATGGCGGGGAGTTTCACCCCACCCACAACTCCTACCATAGCCCTAGAGAGAGCCAGCAAGGCGGGATGTTTTACAACTCGTCGGCTAAAAAGGACCAGAAACCATCTCCGATCTACCAGGAAGACTTGCACTTCAGTATCCTGAACGCCATAGACACATCTGAGCCTATCACTGCGATCTTTATGGGCTACCAAACCGCCAAGGATGACAGTGGACGCGGTCTGGGCTACGAAGGGTCCATCCGGGCTGAGCTTGTCGTCATTGGCGATGAGGATGGGGTGGACGAGAGTAACCCTCAGCTTAACACCTACAACCCGGATGGATACAACAACTGGGGTTATCATCACTCTCAACCTCAACAGAAATTAATACAGTACATGGCAGAGCCCACCGCTAATATTAACGCTAACAATGCGTCACCGTACACAGCGTCAAAGAAGTtggtctaccctggtcaacaggcCAAAGAGGCATGCTACCCATATTCAGACGGACAGTTGGACGCGACAGAGAAGCGCCCAGCCCCAG